The Ruminococcus bovis genome includes a region encoding these proteins:
- the gap gene encoding type I glyceraldehyde-3-phosphate dehydrogenase has protein sequence MAIKVAINGFGRIGRLAFRQMFGAEGYEVVAINDLTDPAMLAHLLKYDSAQGKYALADKVEAKESSIVVDGKEITIYAKPNAAELPWGEIGVDVVLECTGFYTSKAKAQAHIDAGAKKVVISAPAGNDLPTVVYSVNENVLTKEDKIISAASCTTNCLAPMAKALNDLAPIQSGIMSTIHAYTGDQMILDGPHRKGDLRRARAGAVNIVPNSTGAAKAIGLVIPELNGKLIGSAQRVPVPTGSTTILTSVVKGKVTVDEVNAAMKAAASESYGYNTDPIVSSDIVGMTYGSLFDSTQTMCTYMEDTDTTQVQTVSWYDNENSYTSQMVRTIKYFAEL, from the coding sequence ATGGCAATTAAAGTTGCAATTAATGGTTTCGGCCGTATCGGTCGTCTAGCATTCAGACAGATGTTTGGTGCTGAAGGTTATGAAGTAGTAGCAATCAACGATCTAACAGATCCAGCTATGCTTGCACACCTACTAAAGTATGATTCTGCACAGGGTAAGTATGCTCTTGCTGACAAGGTTGAAGCAAAGGAATCTTCAATCGTTGTTGACGGTAAGGAAATCACAATCTATGCTAAGCCAAACGCTGCTGAACTACCTTGGGGTGAAATCGGTGTTGACGTTGTTCTAGAATGCACAGGTTTCTATACATCAAAGGCTAAGGCACAGGCTCACATTGATGCCGGTGCTAAGAAGGTTGTTATCTCTGCTCCAGCAGGTAACGATCTACCAACAGTTGTTTACTCAGTAAACGAAAATGTACTAACAAAGGAAGACAAGATTATTTCTGCTGCTTCTTGTACAACAAACTGTCTAGCTCCTATGGCTAAGGCTCTTAACGACCTAGCTCCAATCCAGAGCGGTATCATGAGCACAATTCACGCTTACACAGGTGATCAGATGATCCTTGACGGTCCTCACAGAAAGGGTGACCTAAGAAGAGCTAGAGCTGGTGCTGTAAATATCGTTCCTAACTCAACAGGTGCTGCTAAGGCTATCGGCCTAGTTATCCCTGAACTAAACGGTAAGCTAATCGGTTCTGCACAGAGAGTTCCTGTACCAACAGGTTCAACAACAATCCTAACATCAGTTGTTAAGGGTAAGGTTACAGTTGACGAAGTTAACGCTGCTATGAAGGCTGCTGCTTCTGAATCATATGGCTACAACACAGATCCAATCGTTTCTTCTGATATCGTTGGTATGACATACGGTTCACTATTCGATTCAACACAGACAATGTGCACATACATGGAAGATACAGACACAACTCAGGTTCAGACTGTTTCTTGGTATGATAACGAAAACTCTTACACATCACAGATGGTAAGAACAATTAAGTATTTCGCTGAACTATAA
- a CDS encoding DUF6434 domain-containing protein has product MERPILNTQLDSKTFKEFYYLKEELVNFCRENNLPTSGGKIELTERIAYFLDTGKVLPPTKTKRKASNITVITKDTEIENNFVCSETHRAFFKEQIGSSFSFNVAFQKWLKSNAGKTYRDAIDVYYKILEEKKNSKVKKIDRQFEYNTYIRDFFANNKEKNLDDAIKCWKYKKQLQGHNKYEKSDLVALK; this is encoded by the coding sequence ATGGAAAGACCTATATTAAACACACAGCTAGATAGCAAAACTTTTAAGGAATTTTATTACCTAAAAGAGGAATTAGTAAATTTTTGTAGAGAAAATAATCTGCCAACATCCGGTGGTAAAATTGAATTAACCGAAAGAATTGCATACTTTCTTGACACAGGAAAAGTACTACCACCTACTAAAACTAAAAGAAAAGCAAGTAATATTACTGTTATAACTAAAGATACTGAAATTGAAAATAATTTTGTCTGTTCAGAAACTCACAGAGCATTTTTCAAGGAACAAATAGGAAGTAGTTTTTCATTTAATGTAGCCTTTCAAAAATGGCTTAAATCAAATGCAGGAAAAACATACAGAGATGCTATTGATGTCTACTATAAAATCCTTGAAGAAAAGAAGAATAGCAAAGTAAAGAAAATTGACAGACAATTTGAATACAACACATACATTAGAGATTTCTTTGCTAACAATAAAGAAAAAAACCTTGATGATGCAATTAAGTGTTGGAAATATAAAAAACAACTACAAGGTCACAACAAGTATGAAAAATCTGACCTTGTAGCTTTAAAATAA
- a CDS encoding VOC family protein — translation MDLNFRIVHQNFNVADLDTSLDFYEKALGLKEKSRIDGDGFTIVYVGNDTTDFVLELTCLDDHPEKYDLGEGEFHLAFKVQDFNKAHSLHEEMGCICFENPDMGIYFINDPDGYWLEIIPESKEL, via the coding sequence ATGGATTTAAATTTTAGAATTGTTCATCAGAATTTTAATGTAGCTGACCTAGATACTTCTCTTGATTTTTATGAAAAGGCTTTAGGCTTAAAAGAAAAAAGCAGAATTGACGGTGACGGTTTTACTATCGTTTATGTTGGCAATGATACAACTGACTTTGTGCTTGAACTGACTTGTCTTGATGACCACCCTGAAAAGTATGACCTTGGTGAAGGTGAATTCCACCTAGCATTTAAAGTTCAGGACTTTAACAAGGCTCATTCACTTCATGAAGAAATGGGTTGCATCTGCTTTGAAAACCCTGATATGGGTATTTATTTCATCAATGACCCTGACGGTTATTGGCTTGAAATCATCCCTGAAAGTAAAGAACTTTAA
- the rbr gene encoding rubrerythrin, protein MWRCTICGYEYVGEELPEDFICPLCKHPASDFEKIIIKEEKTMATNKYSGTQTEKNLQEAFAGESQARNKYTYFASVAKKEGYEQMSALFLKTADNEKEHAKLWFKELAGLGDTKSNLADAADGENYEWTDMYDGFAKTAEEEGFPELAAKFRAVGEIEKHHEERYRALLKNIETAQVFEKSEVKVWECRNCGHIVVGTKAPEVCPVCNHPQSFFEIHQENY, encoded by the coding sequence ATTTGGCGTTGTACAATTTGTGGTTATGAATATGTTGGGGAAGAGTTACCAGAGGACTTTATTTGTCCACTGTGTAAACATCCGGCATCTGATTTTGAAAAGATAATTATTAAGGAGGAAAAAACTATGGCAACAAATAAGTATTCAGGTACACAAACAGAAAAGAATTTACAAGAGGCTTTTGCCGGTGAATCTCAGGCAAGAAATAAATACACTTACTTTGCATCAGTAGCAAAGAAAGAGGGATATGAGCAAATGTCAGCATTGTTCCTAAAGACTGCCGATAATGAAAAGGAACATGCAAAATTGTGGTTCAAGGAACTTGCAGGTCTTGGTGACACAAAGTCTAACCTTGCTGATGCAGCTGATGGTGAAAACTATGAATGGACAGATATGTATGATGGCTTTGCAAAAACTGCTGAGGAAGAGGGATTCCCTGAATTAGCAGCAAAGTTTAGAGCAGTTGGTGAAATTGAAAAGCATCATGAAGAAAGATACAGAGCATTGCTAAAGAATATCGAAACTGCTCAGGTTTTTGAAAAGTCAGAAGTTAAGGTTTGGGAATGTCGCAACTGTGGTCATATTGTTGTTGGCACAAAAGCACCGGAAGTTTGCCCTGTATGTAACCACCCACAATCTTTCTTTGAAATCCATCAGGAAAATTATTAA
- a CDS encoding DUF4190 domain-containing protein, whose product MQNSKSKAIVSLVCGIVSIVLAWFSYGAIAGLAAGIVGIVLGVKVRKLNDENKNFATAGLVTGIIGVVLSGILLVCVICAAGTLATAGMLS is encoded by the coding sequence ATGCAGAATTCAAAGAGTAAAGCTATTGTTTCTTTAGTTTGCGGTATTGTTTCAATTGTTTTAGCTTGGTTTAGTTATGGTGCTATTGCAGGTCTTGCAGCAGGTATTGTAGGTATCGTTCTAGGTGTTAAGGTTCGTAAGCTAAACGATGAAAACAAAAACTTTGCAACAGCCGGTTTAGTAACAGGTATCATCGGTGTAGTACTTTCAGGTATTCTACTTGTATGTGTTATCTGTGCAGCAGGTACATTAGCAACAGCAGGTATGCTTAGCTAA
- a CDS encoding prolipoprotein diacylglyceryl transferase produces the protein MEKIMFPTFDLLGKTIPTYALMSLIGIFVCGIYICKKAKQKGYDENNFIIILLLSSIGVFFGGHILYAITRFDLIIKLFSNWNTYVHSFWDFIECAKLICGGSVFYGGLIGGMIVGFIYCKKKHYNLSDYSDIIAPGIPLFHFFGRIGCFLGGCCYGIESSFGFTVHNNQLLPSVNDVQRFPVQLLESLLNLILFFILAYLLKKELLKGKLFATYLLSYSVIRFFDEFLRGDTYRGFLLGLSTSQIISIFIFVCSIIYLIYQGKKNNTHRKTHL, from the coding sequence TTGGAGAAAATTATGTTCCCTACTTTTGATTTATTAGGAAAAACTATTCCTACTTACGCATTAATGTCCCTTATAGGCATATTTGTTTGTGGTATTTATATTTGCAAAAAAGCAAAACAAAAAGGATATGATGAAAATAATTTTATAATTATTTTACTTTTATCTTCAATAGGTGTTTTCTTCGGTGGTCATATACTGTATGCAATTACAAGGTTTGACCTTATAATTAAACTATTTTCCAATTGGAACACCTATGTTCATTCGTTTTGGGACTTTATCGAATGTGCAAAATTAATATGTGGTGGTTCAGTATTTTACGGTGGGCTTATAGGTGGTATGATAGTTGGCTTTATTTATTGCAAGAAAAAGCACTATAACTTATCTGATTATTCCGATATAATAGCTCCCGGTATTCCACTATTCCATTTCTTTGGAAGAATAGGATGTTTCCTTGGTGGTTGTTGTTATGGTATAGAAAGTAGCTTTGGCTTTACGGTACACAACAATCAACTGTTACCTTCTGTTAATGATGTACAAAGGTTTCCGGTACAACTTTTGGAATCACTACTAAATCTTATTTTATTTTTCATACTTGCATATTTACTAAAGAAAGAATTACTAAAAGGCAAACTTTTTGCTACATATCTTTTAAGTTACTCGGTAATAAGATTTTTTGATGAATTTCTACGAGGTGATACTTACAGAGGATTTTTGTTAGGATTATCCACTTCACAAATAATAAGTATATTTATCTTTGTTTGTTCAATTATATACTTAATTTATCAAGGCAAAAAAAATAATACACATAGAAAAACACACTTATGA
- a CDS encoding sodium-dependent transporter produces MKRERLGSRLGFIMLSAGCAIGCGNVWKFPWMCGQNGGGSFMLVYILCLIVLGIPCLIMEFSVGRASQTSPINMYKKLEKPKQKWGGFGWACLVGNISIMAFYTVVCGWLINYFVKFVSGNNQNIGFDKMTADPSVNVLFLLITVVMAFFILSFNLQGGLERVTKYMMIALLVLMVVLAVNSLMLGGAGEGMSFYLKPDFSKINGSVVVGAMNQAFFTLSTGMGGMAIFGSYIDKNRSLMGEAVSVISLDTFVAILAGVIIFPACFTYSLEVNAGPSLLFDTMATVFNNMEGGRIWGSLFFLFMVFAGMSTVLGVCENILAMVRDLTGWSRPKGSLICGIVIFVLALTTALGFSVLNFQPFAEGTTWLDFWDFIVSNNILPLGSLVLALFCCNKFGWGWDNFIGEANSGKGLKVKHWMKPIFQYVVPIAIVFIYIYGMVNFKWT; encoded by the coding sequence ATGAAACGAGAGCGACTTGGTAGCAGATTAGGTTTCATTATGTTGTCAGCCGGTTGTGCAATCGGTTGTGGCAATGTGTGGAAATTTCCTTGGATGTGTGGACAAAACGGTGGGGGTAGCTTTATGCTTGTGTATATCCTTTGCCTTATTGTTCTTGGAATTCCTTGTTTGATTATGGAATTTTCTGTTGGTAGAGCCTCCCAGACCAGCCCTATTAATATGTACAAAAAGTTGGAAAAGCCTAAGCAAAAGTGGGGTGGCTTTGGTTGGGCTTGTCTTGTAGGCAATATTTCAATTATGGCTTTCTATACTGTAGTATGTGGTTGGCTTATAAATTATTTTGTAAAGTTTGTTTCAGGTAATAACCAAAACATTGGCTTTGATAAAATGACTGCTGACCCATCAGTTAATGTACTATTCTTGCTTATTACTGTTGTGATGGCATTCTTTATACTTTCTTTTAACCTACAAGGTGGACTTGAAAGAGTTACAAAGTATATGATGATTGCTTTACTTGTGCTGATGGTGGTACTTGCAGTAAATAGCTTAATGCTTGGTGGTGCAGGTGAGGGTATGTCATTTTACTTAAAACCTGATTTTTCTAAGATTAACGGTTCTGTTGTAGTTGGTGCAATGAATCAAGCATTTTTCACTTTATCAACAGGTATGGGTGGTATGGCTATCTTTGGTAGTTATATTGACAAGAACCGTTCTCTTATGGGTGAAGCAGTAAGTGTTATTTCTCTTGACACATTTGTAGCTATCCTTGCCGGTGTTATTATTTTCCCAGCTTGTTTTACATATAGCCTAGAAGTAAATGCAGGTCCTAGTTTACTATTTGACACAATGGCAACTGTATTTAACAATATGGAAGGTGGCAGAATCTGGGGTTCTCTGTTCTTCTTGTTTATGGTTTTTGCCGGTATGTCAACTGTACTTGGTGTATGTGAAAATATCTTAGCTATGGTTCGTGATTTAACCGGTTGGTCAAGACCTAAGGGTTCTTTGATTTGCGGTATTGTTATCTTTGTGTTAGCACTAACAACTGCACTTGGCTTTAGTGTACTTAATTTTCAGCCTTTTGCTGAGGGTACAACTTGGCTTGATTTTTGGGACTTTATTGTTTCTAATAATATATTGCCACTTGGTTCTCTTGTACTTGCACTGTTCTGTTGTAATAAGTTCGGTTGGGGATGGGATAACTTTATTGGTGAAGCTAATTCCGGTAAAGGTCTTAAAGTTAAACATTGGATGAAACCGATATTTCAGTATGTAGTTCCTATTGCTATTGTCTTTATCTATATTTACGGTATGGTTAATTTTAAATGGACATAA
- a CDS encoding WapI family immunity protein → MWLKLNLEGMKINIQIRNYEKSDKDKWDMQYCKVDFSFIFRNIINYKNSSEILFSCEIEELKDKLDDLLNDRITKEFELEFIEPDFMFLFSPETSINKEDKTNYIILEPYLEWKVKLWNDGLTSNYFSTTLDVDNIKVLRCYLSLIMGTVTTDDKEVIKYMNKGIIIE, encoded by the coding sequence TTGTGGCTTAAGTTAAATTTAGAGGGTATGAAAATTAATATCCAAATTAGAAATTATGAAAAGTCTGATAAAGATAAATGGGATATGCAATATTGTAAAGTTGATTTTTCTTTTATTTTTAGAAATATAATCAATTATAAAAATTCAAGCGAGATTCTTTTTTCTTGTGAAATAGAAGAATTAAAAGATAAACTTGATGATTTGCTTAATGATAGAATTACCAAAGAATTTGAATTAGAATTTATTGAACCTGATTTTATGTTTCTTTTTAGTCCTGAAACTTCAATAAACAAAGAAGATAAAACAAATTATATTATTTTAGAACCTTATTTAGAATGGAAAGTTAAGTTATGGAATGATGGTCTTACCTCTAATTACTTTTCTACTACATTAGATGTTGATAATATTAAAGTACTTAGGTGTTATCTAAGTCTAATTATGGGTACTGTCACCACAGATGATAAAGAAGTAATAAAATATATGAATAAGGGAATTATAATAGAATAA
- a CDS encoding DUF4250 domain-containing protein, with translation MALPNDPMILLSYVNTQLRDNYSSLSELCKSLCVDKDEITSKLSTIDYEYDENLNKFV, from the coding sequence ATGGCTTTACCAAACGACCCTATGATTTTGTTATCATATGTAAATACTCAGTTAAGAGATAATTATAGTTCTTTATCAGAATTATGTAAATCTTTGTGTGTGGATAAGGATGAAATCACTTCTAAACTTTCCACAATAGATTATGAGTATGATGAAAACTTAAATAAGTTTGTGTGA
- a CDS encoding alkaline phosphatase, with protein MKKLLGIILATIMVVSVTACGNDSISSSGNSAKETTTVAETTVSTDKLAWADYKVYNLDQTSKVNNIILMIGDGMGENIIKATEIVKGDKLVMSGMKNKTHVTTYSQSVKEGKEKFTDSAASATALSTGTKTYNGCIGVDKDGNDLETICEYAQKCGMKTGLVDRHYICHATPAGMVAHNSFRGAYKAILGEMVQSDVNVMLGGGSQYYTPSVQKKAESSGYKYITKESELMNLTKKDDKVLGLFAYDNMKNPELSPSLVTQTSKALDLLENDNGFFLMVEGSNIDVSEAELNMDDTIKQVEAFDQSVDYVLAWAEKHPGTLVLVTADHETGGVKIPKNATAKDINNDCFTSGGDHTNTNVLLMADGASSKEICKNKLIDNTDIAKYMRKVLSYKLK; from the coding sequence ATGAAAAAATTATTAGGTATTATTCTTGCCACAATTATGGTAGTATCAGTTACTGCTTGTGGTAATGACAGTATTTCAAGTAGTGGAAATTCTGCTAAAGAAACTACAACAGTAGCAGAAACAACTGTATCAACCGATAAGTTAGCTTGGGCAGATTATAAGGTGTATAACCTTGACCAAACTTCTAAAGTAAACAATATTATCCTTATGATTGGTGACGGTATGGGTGAAAACATTATCAAAGCTACTGAAATTGTTAAGGGTGATAAACTTGTAATGAGTGGTATGAAGAACAAAACCCATGTAACAACTTATAGCCAATCTGTAAAAGAAGGTAAAGAAAAATTCACAGACAGTGCAGCCTCAGCAACTGCTCTTAGTACAGGTACTAAAACATATAACGGATGCATCGGTGTTGATAAGGACGGTAATGACCTAGAAACAATTTGTGAGTATGCACAGAAATGTGGTATGAAAACAGGTTTAGTTGACCGTCATTATATTTGTCACGCAACACCTGCCGGTATGGTAGCACATAATAGTTTCCGTGGTGCATACAAAGCTATCTTAGGTGAAATGGTGCAATCGGATGTTAATGTTATGCTTGGTGGTGGCTCACAGTACTACACTCCTTCAGTACAGAAAAAGGCAGAAAGCAGTGGTTATAAGTACATAACTAAAGAAAGTGAACTTATGAACCTTACTAAAAAAGATGATAAGGTACTTGGACTTTTTGCTTATGATAATATGAAAAATCCTGAACTTTCACCATCATTAGTAACCCAAACATCAAAGGCTCTTGACCTGCTTGAAAACGACAATGGTTTCTTCTTAATGGTAGAGGGTAGCAATATTGATGTTAGTGAAGCTGAACTTAATATGGATGATACAATTAAGCAAGTTGAAGCATTTGACCAAAGTGTTGACTATGTTCTTGCTTGGGCAGAAAAACACCCGGGTACACTTGTACTTGTTACTGCCGATCATGAAACAGGTGGTGTAAAGATTCCAAAGAATGCAACAGCAAAAGACATTAATAATGATTGCTTTACATCCGGTGGTGACCACACAAATACAAATGTACTTCTAATGGCTGACGGTGCATCTTCAAAGGAAATTTGCAAAAATAAGCTAATTGACAACACAGATATTGCAAAGTATATGCGTAAAGTGTTATCATATAAATTGAAATGA
- a CDS encoding ABC transporter ATP-binding protein/permease produces the protein MLQIENISKKYVTGDLVQQALKNVSLTLRDNEFVAILGPSGSGKTTLLNVIGGLDRYDSGDLIINGISTQKYKDRDWDSYRNHTIGFVFQSYNLIPHQTVLSNVELALTISGISKSERRKRAKKALEEVGLGDQIHKKPNQMSGGQMQRVAIARALVNNPDILLADEPTGALDTETSIQVMELLKQVAKDRLVVMVTHNPELAEEYANRIVRLKDGEITDDTNPYVVEKSKVEKPQHKNMGKSSMSIFTSLALSFNNLKTKKGRTLLTSFAGSIGIIGIALILALSNGVNNYIADVQKDTMTSYPITINAQDMDLTSVMNDGQSAAVEKENVDHKKDKVYSNTTDLEMTSSMTSSVSENNLTKFKEYIDDKDSEINKYIGENGVVYSYDTSFGVYSYDPNKKLVNSDGSSFKTEKDNSNSTFSQMTSMSSQMTSMMGGSKNGFSELMPGKGDNLVSGAVKENYDLLYGHYPEKYNEVVLVLDTNNEIRSTDLYKLGLLPANEYEKYMDEINKGKKVNPDTSKWSYEDACKHSFYLISACDYYEKTSNGTYKNISDDDQKMNKILKNNAIKLKISGVIRLKDSDNRIISQPVGYTQALTKYIIDYTNKSDVVKAQKKSKDINILSNMRFAPDGKKEKIADAKKYLNGLGVSEKAKLCKNIMNSVYGNDKQMQSQLANLTEEQLASSLDQFVNNNPDDKVMLNIYDTYISPGSYDDNMKEFGVVDLATPSSINIYVDSFEDKDGIRTAVDNYNNGAREKDKISYTDYVALLMSSVTTIINVISYILIAFVAVSLIVSSIMIGIITYISVLERTKEIGILRAIGASKRNISQVFNAETFIIGLCSGIIGIGLSELILIPSNAIIHSLMGTTDVNATIPIVAGIVLVVISVLLTLIGGLIPAKKAAKKDPVIALRSE, from the coding sequence ATGCTTCAAATAGAAAATATAAGCAAAAAGTATGTGACAGGTGACTTAGTGCAACAAGCACTAAAGAATGTTAGCCTAACACTTCGTGACAATGAGTTTGTTGCTATTCTTGGACCTAGTGGTTCAGGCAAAACTACATTGCTAAATGTAATAGGTGGACTTGATAGGTACGATAGTGGTGACTTGATTATCAACGGTATTTCTACTCAAAAGTATAAGGATAGGGATTGGGACTCTTATCGTAACCACACAATCGGTTTTGTTTTCCAGAGTTATAACCTTATTCCTCATCAAACTGTACTTTCTAATGTAGAACTTGCCCTAACTATTTCAGGTATATCAAAGTCAGAAAGAAGAAAGAGAGCAAAGAAAGCACTTGAAGAAGTAGGACTTGGCGATCAAATTCATAAGAAGCCTAATCAAATGTCAGGTGGTCAAATGCAGAGAGTTGCTATTGCAAGAGCTTTGGTTAATAACCCTGATATTTTATTAGCTGATGAACCTACCGGTGCTTTGGATACAGAAACCAGTATTCAGGTTATGGAACTGCTAAAGCAAGTTGCAAAGGACAGACTTGTTGTAATGGTTACTCATAACCCTGAACTTGCAGAAGAATATGCCAACAGAATTGTAAGACTAAAGGATGGTGAAATCACAGATGACACTAACCCTTATGTTGTAGAAAAGTCAAAGGTAGAAAAGCCACAACATAAAAATATGGGTAAGTCCTCAATGTCAATTTTTACTTCACTTGCACTTAGCTTTAACAATCTAAAGACAAAGAAAGGCAGAACTTTACTGACTTCCTTTGCAGGTTCTATAGGTATTATCGGTATTGCACTTATCCTTGCTTTATCAAATGGTGTAAATAACTATATTGCTGATGTACAGAAAGATACTATGACTTCATACCCTATAACTATCAATGCCCAAGATATGGACTTAACCAGTGTTATGAATGACGGTCAAAGTGCAGCAGTAGAAAAAGAAAATGTTGACCATAAGAAAGATAAGGTTTATTCCAACACCACAGACCTTGAAATGACTTCAAGTATGACAAGTAGTGTTAGTGAAAACAACCTAACAAAATTCAAGGAATACATTGATGATAAAGACAGTGAAATTAATAAGTACATTGGTGAAAATGGTGTTGTATATTCCTATGATACTTCTTTTGGTGTGTATTCTTATGACCCTAACAAAAAGTTAGTTAATTCTGACGGTAGTTCATTTAAGACAGAAAAAGACAATTCAAACAGTACTTTCAGCCAAATGACTAGTATGAGTAGCCAAATGACAAGTATGATGGGTGGTAGCAAAAACGGTTTTTCTGAACTAATGCCGGGAAAAGGTGACAACCTAGTAAGTGGTGCAGTTAAAGAAAATTATGATTTGCTTTACGGTCACTATCCTGAAAAGTACAACGAAGTTGTTTTAGTATTAGATACCAACAATGAAATTCGTTCAACTGATTTGTATAAGCTGGGACTTCTACCGGCTAATGAATATGAAAAGTATATGGATGAAATCAATAAAGGTAAAAAGGTAAATCCCGATACTTCAAAATGGTCCTATGAAGATGCTTGTAAACATAGCTTCTACTTAATTTCTGCTTGTGATTACTATGAAAAAACAAGTAATGGCACATATAAGAATATTTCTGATGATGACCAGAAAATGAACAAAATTCTAAAGAATAATGCTATAAAGCTAAAAATTTCAGGTGTTATCAGACTTAAGGACTCAGATAATAGAATTATCAGTCAGCCTGTAGGCTATACTCAGGCACTAACAAAATATATCATTGACTATACAAATAAAAGTGATGTTGTAAAGGCTCAGAAAAAGTCTAAGGATATAAATATTCTTAGCAATATGAGATTTGCACCTGACGGTAAAAAAGAAAAAATTGCTGATGCTAAAAAGTATCTTAATGGTTTAGGTGTTAGTGAAAAGGCAAAACTTTGCAAGAATATTATGAATTCGGTTTACGGTAATGATAAGCAGATGCAAAGTCAACTTGCTAACCTAACAGAAGAACAACTAGCCTCATCTTTAGACCAATTTGTAAATAATAATCCTGATGACAAGGTAATGCTGAATATTTATGATACCTATATTTCACCTGGTAGCTATGATGATAATATGAAAGAATTTGGTGTTGTTGACTTAGCTACACCATCCTCAATTAATATTTATGTAGATAGCTTTGAAGATAAAGACGGTATCCGTACAGCAGTAGATAACTATAATAACGGTGCTAGGGAAAAGGATAAAATCAGCTATACTGATTATGTAGCACTTCTTATGTCCTCAGTAACAACAATTATTAATGTTATCTCCTACATTCTAATTGCTTTTGTTGCAGTTTCTCTAATTGTTTCTTCAATTATGATTGGTATTATCACCTACATTTCTGTACTTGAAAGAACTAAGGAAATCGGTATTCTAAGAGCAATCGGTGCATCAAAACGAAATATCAGTCAGGTGTTTAATGCAGAAACATTTATTATAGGCTTGTGTTCCGGTATTATAGGTATAGGCTTAAGTGAACTTATCTTGATACCGTCAAATGCAATTATTCATTCATTAATGGGTACAACTGATGTTAACGCTACAATTCCGATAGTAGCCGGTATTGTGCTGGTTGTAATCAGTGTTCTTCTTACTTTAATAGGTGGCTTAATTCCGGCTAAAAAGGCAGCAAAGAAAGACCCTGTAATTGCATTACGAAGTGAATAA